In a genomic window of bacterium:
- a CDS encoding type II toxin-antitoxin system HicB family antitoxin produces the protein MKAIKYIYWQDGDMWLGYLEEYPDYWSQGETIEELKENLRDIFREVISGSIPCVRRVAELKVA, from the coding sequence ATGAAAGCGATAAAATACATCTATTGGCAAGATGGAGATATGTGGCTTGGATATCTGGAAGAATACCCTGATTACTGGAGTCAAGGCGAAACTATAGAAGAACTAAAAGAAAATCTGAGAGATATCTTCCGGGAAGTTATCAGCGGAAGTATCCCTTGCGTTCGAAGGGTTGCCGAATTGAAAGTGGCATGA